From a single Seriola aureovittata isolate HTS-2021-v1 ecotype China chromosome 18, ASM2101889v1, whole genome shotgun sequence genomic region:
- the LOC130186400 gene encoding histidine-rich glycoprotein-like, translating to MFLLWYVNDDFAVSDPHKSERHVHESHGHQITTSSEHGEKREEEEHAERKVPHQPEEHLHETHHGHKTTTSSEHGEKREEEEEKERKAHHMFEGHIHESHGHKTTASSEHGEIRHEDGHTERKAERTVSHKSEGHIHETHGHKTTTSPEHGERRHEEAHTERKAEWRVPHKSEEHVHETHHGHKTTTSSEHGEHGVKRHEDAHKERGVSHNSEEHAHETHGHKTTTSSEHGERRHEDAHTERKAEWRVPHKSEEHVHETHHGHKTTTSVHGEETEEKERKGILAL from the exons atgtttttactttggTATGTCAATGATGATTTTGCTGTGTCAGACCCCCACAAGTCTGAGAGACACGTACATGAGAGTCACGGCCACCAAATAACAACCTCATCTGAGcatggagagaaaagggaggaggaagagcatgcagaaagaaaag TTCCCCATCAGCCTGAGGAACACTTACATGAGACACATCATggccacaaaacaacaacctcaTCTGAGCATggggagaaaagggaggaggaggaggagaaagaaagaaaag CCCACCACATGTTCGAGGGACACATACACGAGTCTCATGGCCACAAAACAACAGCCTCATCTGAGCACGGAGAGATAAGACATGAGGATGGGcatacagaaagaaaagcagaaaggaCAG TTTCCCACAAGTCTGAGGGACACATACATGAGACTCATGGCCACAAAACCACAACCTCACCTGAGCACGGGGAGAGAAGACATGAGGAGGCacatacagaaagaaaagctgaatggAGAG TCCCCCACAAGTCTGAGGAGCACGTACACGAGACGCACCATGGCCACAAAACCACAACCTCATCTGAGCACGGGGAGCATGGGGTGAAAAGGCATGAAGACGCACATAAAGAAAGAGGAG TCTCCCACAACTCTGAGGAACATGCGCATGAGACTCATGGCCACAAAACCACAACCTCATCTGAGCATGGAGAGAGAAGGCACGAGGATGctcacacagaaagaaaagctgaatggAGAG TCCCCCACAAGTCTGAGGAGCATGTACACGAGACACATCATggccacaaaacaacaacttctgTGCATGGAGAGGAAacggaggaaaaagaaaggaaaggtaTCTTGGCCTTGTAG
- the LOC130186399 gene encoding histidine-rich glycoprotein-like — protein sequence MFEGHIHESHGHKTTASSEHGEIRHEDGHTERKAERTVSHKSEGHIHETHGHKTTTSPEHGERRHEEAHTERKAEWRVPHKSEEHVHETHHGHKTTTSSEHGEHGVKRHEDAHKERGVSHNSEEHAHETHGHKTTTSSEHGERRHEDAHTERKAEWRVPHKSEEHVHETHHGHKTTTSVHGEETEEKERKVSHKPEGHIHETHGHKTTLFEHGEGVHKETKVSHKFEEHGHESHGHKTTLFEHGEGVHKETKVSHKSEEHGHGSHGHKTTTSPEHGEEKHNERKGIACICSGGNVVVYL from the exons ATGTTCGAGGGACACATACACGAGTCTCATGGCCACAAAACAACAGCCTCATCTGAGCACGGAGAGATAAGACATGAGGATGGGcatacagaaagaaaagcagaaaggaCAG TTTCCCACAAGTCTGAGGGACACATACATGAGACTCATGGCCACAAAACCACAACCTCACCTGAGCACGGGGAGAGAAGACATGAGGAGGCacatacagaaagaaaagctgaatggAGAG TCCCCCACAAGTCTGAGGAGCACGTACACGAGACGCACCATGGCCACAAAACCACAACCTCATCTGAGCACGGGGAGCATGGGGTGAAAAGGCATGAAGACGCACATAAAGAAAGAGGAG TCTCCCACAACTCTGAGGAACATGCGCATGAGACTCATGGCCACAAAACCACAACCTCATCTGAGCATGGAGAGAGAAGGCACGAGGATGctcacacagaaagaaaagctgaatggAGAG TCCCCCACAAGTCTGAGGAGCATGTACACGAGACACATCATggccacaaaacaacaacttctgTGCATGGAGAGGAAacggaggaaaaagaaaggaaag TCTCCCACAAGCCTGAGGGACACATACATGAGACTCATGGCcacaaaacaacattatttGAGCATGGAGAAGGAGTgcataaagaaacaaaag TCTCGCACAAGTTTGAGGAACATGGACATGAGAGTCATGGCCACAAAACAACATTGTTTGAGCATGGAGAAGGAGTGCATAAAGAAACGAAAG TCTCGCACAAGTCTGAGGAACATGGACATGGGAGTCATggccacaaaacaacaacctcaCCTGAGCACGGGGAAGAGAAACATAACGAAAGAAAAGGTATCGCTTGTATATGTAGCGGTGGCAATGTGGTAGTTTACCTGTAG
- the LOC130186401 gene encoding sarcoplasmic reticulum histidine-rich calcium-binding protein-like — translation MAMAVSVSHKSEEHGHESHGHKTTTLSEHGEEDHKGSKVLHKSEEHEHETHGHRTTGHGEERKAERKVSHNFEGHVHETHGHRTTTSSEHGQKREEEDKHTEGKADRRVHHVFEKPEGERGSHETTKHTSGKEDEDREKEREKRKGRI, via the exons ATGGCAATGGCTGTTTCAGTCTCGCACAAGTCTGAGGAACATGGACATGAGAGTCATggccacaaaacaacaaccttaTCTGAGCACGGTGAAGAGGATCATAAAGGAAGTAAAG TCCTCCACAAGTCTGAGGAACATGAACATGAGACTCACGGCCACAGAACAACTGGGCACggggaggaaagaaaagctgaaaggAAAG TTTCCCACAATTTTGAGGGACACGTACATGAAACTCACGGCCACAGAACAACCACCTCATCTGAACACGGgcagaaaagggaggaggaggacaagcaCACAGAAGGAAAAGCCGACAGGAGAG TGCACCACGTCTTTGAAAAACCGGAGGGGGAAAGAGGGAGTCATGAGACCACAAAACACACTTCTGGGAAAgaggatgaagacagagagaaggaaagagagaaaaggaaaggtaGAATCTGA